In the genome of uncultured Pseudodesulfovibrio sp., one region contains:
- a CDS encoding YbaK/EbsC family protein, translating to MARELSKSAQRVQDFLSKQGDDFDVRELESSTRTAVDAACSVGCSVGQIAKSLVFRDGGSGDPVLVVASGMNRVDAAKVRAAESLDLCRADGNFVKERTGFAIGGIPPVGHTVALRTILDQDLKQFTEIWAAAGTPNAVFRLTPDRLEALTGGRWIDLREEK from the coding sequence ATGGCAAGGGAATTGAGCAAAAGTGCGCAACGAGTTCAGGATTTTTTGTCAAAACAAGGCGATGACTTTGACGTCAGGGAACTGGAATCGTCGACCAGGACTGCTGTTGATGCGGCCTGTAGCGTCGGTTGTTCCGTGGGCCAGATAGCTAAATCCCTGGTTTTTCGGGATGGTGGTTCAGGAGATCCGGTACTGGTTGTGGCATCTGGAATGAACCGGGTGGATGCGGCCAAGGTACGTGCAGCCGAGTCTCTGGATCTGTGTCGTGCGGATGGAAATTTCGTGAAGGAACGCACCGGGTTCGCCATAGGTGGGATTCCACCTGTAGGGCACACTGTCGCATTGCGCACCATATTGGATCAGGATTTGAAGCAATTCACGGAGATCTGGGCGGCGGCCGGTACGCCGAACGCGGTGTTTCGACTCACTCCCGATCGCCTTGAAGCGCTTACGGGTGGGCGTTGGATCGACCTGCGTGAAGAAAAGTGA